In Clostridia bacterium, the sequence AGTTGCTGCATTAGCAGACGGCGCTCGTGAGGGCGGTCTTAAATTCTAATAAGGAGGTAAAACCCAAGTGAGTTTAGATAAAGTAGATTCTACAGTATTAGACATAAAAGAAAGAGTTGTAAGCTTAAACCGTGTTGCTAAAGTTGTTAAGGGTGGTAGAACATTCAGATTTAGCGCATTGGTTGTTGTTGGTGATGAAAACGGCCATGTTGGTTGCGGTATGGGAAAAGCTGCTGAAATTCCTGATGCAATCAGAAAAGGTATCGAAGATGCTAAAAAGAATATGGTATCAGTTCCACTTCTTGGTACAACAATTCCTCACGATATTATTGGTAAATTCGGTGCAGGAAGCGTACTTTTAAAAACTGCTCCTGAAGGTACCGGTGTTATCGCCGGTGGCGCTGTCAGAGCGGTTATCGAGTTAGCAGGTATCAGAGATATCAGAACAAAATGCTTAAACTCAAACAACCCAAGAAATGTTGTTAACGCAACAATTAACGGACTTGCCAGCCTTAAGAAAGCAGAAGATGTTGCTAAATTAAGAGGCAAAACCGTTGAAGAAATTTTAGGATAGGAGGGATCATTGTGGCTACTAAAACATTAAAAATCACATTAGTAAAAAGTACTATTGGTAGAAAAAAAGATCATATCGCCACAGTAAAGGCCCTTGGTCTTAAGAAAATCAGAGATTGTGTTGAATTAAACGACACACCTCAAATCAGAGGTATGATTGATAAAATATCTTATTTGTTAGATGTTACTGAATAAATTTTGAGGAGGTGTAACAAATGAAGTTATTCGAATT encodes:
- the rpsE gene encoding 30S ribosomal protein S5, which produces MSLDKVDSTVLDIKERVVSLNRVAKVVKGGRTFRFSALVVVGDENGHVGCGMGKAAEIPDAIRKGIEDAKKNMVSVPLLGTTIPHDIIGKFGAGSVLLKTAPEGTGVIAGGAVRAVIELAGIRDIRTKCLNSNNPRNVVNATINGLASLKKAEDVAKLRGKTVEEILG
- the rpmD gene encoding 50S ribosomal protein L30 encodes the protein MVATKTLKITLVKSTIGRKKDHIATVKALGLKKIRDCVELNDTPQIRGMIDKISYLLDVTE